A single window of Lagopus muta isolate bLagMut1 chromosome 23, bLagMut1 primary, whole genome shotgun sequence DNA harbors:
- the RAB42 gene encoding ras-related protein Rab-42, translating into MELSKVGGDPQPPPPLCATHPQERLPHPREEQQRLPQHAVGAGCWEPMEPRWHYQFRVIMLGDSTVGKSSLLRRYTEGVFLDAVNQTVGVDFYVQFVELEPGLQVKLQFWDTAGQERFRSVTRSYYRNSAGAMLLFDLTNRASFESVRRWHREVTDTIQPFHVVFLLVGHKSDLVGERKVGRREAERLAASLGVQYVETSAKDGSDVTRAFQMLTVAIYRALQSGLLAPCEAWDGVKSSVPLPAPCPKKEKQKKCAC; encoded by the exons ATGGAGCTGAGCAAAGTGGGAGGTGAtcctcagccccccccccccctctgtGCCACCCATCCCCAGGAACGCCTCCCACACCccagggaggagcagcagcGCCTGCCCCAGCACGCAGTGGGTGCGGGGTGCTGGGAGCCGATGGAGCCGCGGTGGCATTACCAGTTCCGGGTGATCATGCTGGGGGATTCGACGGTGGGCAAATCGTCCCTGCTGCGGCGTTACACCGAGGGGGTTTTCCTGGATGCCGTCAATCAGACGGTGGGGGTGGATTTCTACGTTCAGTTCGTGGAGTTGGAGCCGGGGCTGCAGGTCAAACTGCAGTTCTGGGACACGGCTGGGCAGGAGCGCTTCAG GTCTGTCACCCGTTCCTATTACCGCAACTCTGCGGGTGCAATGCTGCTCTTCGACCTCACCAACCGTGCGTCCTTCGAGAGCGTCCGGCGGTGGCACCGGGAGGTGACAGACACCATCCAACCTTTCCACGTGGTTTTCCTGCTGGTGGGACACAAAAGCGACCTGGTGGGGGAACGTAAGGTGGGCAGGAGGGAGGCGGAGCGGCTGGCGGCGTCGTTGGGCGTGCAGTACGTCGAGACCTCAGCCAAGGACGGCAGCGATGTGACGCGGGCGTTCCAGATGCTGACCGTGGCCATCTACCGGGCGCTGCAGAGCGGGCTGCTGGCACCGTGCGAGGCGTGGGACGGGGTGAAGAGCAGCGTGCCGCTGCCAGCACCGTGCCCgaagaaggagaagcagaagaaatgcgCGTGCTAA
- the TAF12 gene encoding transcription initiation factor TFIID subunit 12 isoform X1 has product MASPFAGPTAVADVIKDLDTQIALIGLGPHNPKKKQDLDKLYDLKAKAQQIMNQFGPSTLINLSNFSSIKPEPASTPPQSSMANSTAVAKMPGTPSGGGRLSPESNQVLTKKKLQDLVREVDPNEQLDEDVEEMLLQIADDFIESVVTAACQLARHRKSNTLEVKDVQLHLERQWNMWIPGFGSEEIRPYKKACTTEAHKQRMALIRKTTKK; this is encoded by the exons ATGGCCTCTCCGTTCGCTGGGCCCACAGCAGTGGCTGATGTAATTAAAGATCTAGACACGCAGATAGCT TTGATCGGTTTGGGCCCCCACAACCCCAAGAAGAAGCAGGACCTTGACAAGCTTTATGATCTAAAAGCTAAAGCCCAACAGATTATGAACCAGTTTGGCCCATCTACCTTGATCAACCTCTCCAACTTCTCCTCCATAAAGCCTGAACCTGCCAGCACCCCCCCTCAGAGCTCCATGGCCAACAGCACCGCCGTGGCAAAGATGCCCGGCACTCCCAGCGGAGGAGGGCGGCTCAGTCCTGAGAGCAACCAG GTTTTAACCAAGAAGAAATTGCAGGACCTGGTGCGTGAGGTGGATCCAAATGAGCAGCTGGATGAAGATGTGGAGGAA ATGCTGTTGCAGATCGCCGATGACTTCATAGAGAGTGTGGTGACAGCAGCCTGCCAGCTCGCGCGGCACCGCAAGTCCAACACCCTGGAAGTGAAAGATGTCCAGTTGCACCTTG AGCGTCAGTGGAACATGTGGATCCCAGGCTTTGGTTCAGAAGAAATCAGGCCCTACAAAAAAGCCTGCACTACAGAAGCTCACAAACAG AGAATGGCACTGATTCGCAAAACCACCAAGAAATAA
- the TAF12 gene encoding transcription initiation factor TFIID subunit 12 isoform X2, giving the protein MNQFGPSTLINLSNFSSIKPEPASTPPQSSMANSTAVAKMPGTPSGGGRLSPESNQVLTKKKLQDLVREVDPNEQLDEDVEEMLLQIADDFIESVVTAACQLARHRKSNTLEVKDVQLHLERQWNMWIPGFGSEEIRPYKKACTTEAHKQRMALIRKTTKK; this is encoded by the exons ATGAACCAGTTTGGCCCATCTACCTTGATCAACCTCTCCAACTTCTCCTCCATAAAGCCTGAACCTGCCAGCACCCCCCCTCAGAGCTCCATGGCCAACAGCACCGCCGTGGCAAAGATGCCCGGCACTCCCAGCGGAGGAGGGCGGCTCAGTCCTGAGAGCAACCAG GTTTTAACCAAGAAGAAATTGCAGGACCTGGTGCGTGAGGTGGATCCAAATGAGCAGCTGGATGAAGATGTGGAGGAA ATGCTGTTGCAGATCGCCGATGACTTCATAGAGAGTGTGGTGACAGCAGCCTGCCAGCTCGCGCGGCACCGCAAGTCCAACACCCTGGAAGTGAAAGATGTCCAGTTGCACCTTG AGCGTCAGTGGAACATGTGGATCCCAGGCTTTGGTTCAGAAGAAATCAGGCCCTACAAAAAAGCCTGCACTACAGAAGCTCACAAACAG AGAATGGCACTGATTCGCAAAACCACCAAGAAATAA